In Bombus fervidus isolate BK054 chromosome 11, iyBomFerv1, whole genome shotgun sequence, a single genomic region encodes these proteins:
- the LOC139992587 gene encoding uncharacterized protein isoform X1: MANIKVAVRVRPISARELNLTGSEVVVHTESNGISLTNVKVSSSKAGDSRERTRKYGFDYCFDSSNPEAQSFADQARIYQTLGQTVLDALFTGYNSCLVAYGQSASGKTYTVMGTKEDPGLTPRLCEGIFARIEEERKNERNYSVSVSYLEIYNEKVRDLLKPSSSTSGLRVREHPRLGPYVQGLTHHAVRTLGSLMSYVEEGTKARKTASTLQNPSSSRSHALLTIAVTEESQCVGNSVCSRKKEISPRGGSKLRLVDLAGSESAATCSGVHRLKEGANINKSLVALGNVISALAERGTTGSGSGRRFIPYRDSSLTWLLKDALGGNATTIMLATISPASGSYNETAHTLRFAQRAQSVVNRPVVNEDPVARIIRELSAEVARLKSLLLEKNAEAATNALCCCQKNRPNCNTNTDRSSKEAEAESTERSTLRNSGEKSQEEEAIVAGSRIEEEKRPKSVVSVRRSNSSDSVTTYEVGSSKKKFGSLEFLATSDRFNRAKVTELNDEEDEVSEIHESVFVDIPTLVAVLIKPDNNLQESSVQIEEICSDEVVEEESIDVDFEAANDDHETFGEFEKLDSIDHDDRSSSVNSCHTFGDIEAETYQNSESHQVKSVSKPKQKPKFRKQDSVHVFPTSVLSNLHTLKKFGSVETIQKNRDPVFSLERSHTNLEKRCTVPDRVKKLNNIREIDDQKISNRGNWSKEQLQRKGSNDSDKSLKESNNQPGSKIKNYARKPSLENLKRKTSKDSSSSSSKDEQILISSLARDKLLRRKNSLDQEPSIRNHTPIQRVKRAEIVAAVTERLYSSRKNAEDVPGMRSPPDTGEVKSVAKLKLQEISRKMLGKRRRVCVDTQTDCSRTIRMKDTASLTETPRIVCQDVAVLTDYHQDCEYVLGQKTPILRVKETATSTEKPKTNIVRCKDVGSLANDLEEYDYEIHSPRNDSGILSDDTQNYAESNLSSTEVSDLCQEADRRVVYAESSTNTSMFSSCRSFAVQTPRPEVFGQSLPQNKAPTCARRCCNSIKDSQSHPSINNSEKSVISISLPDTINITIETMNTVDSRIAVPDNETLQQNAKCSTKDEEAQTNEWNDLRNEIFCSKDQTTSTPSQTDSRVFRIENIFQDPNNAAKYSRTDPNRMQGTRIRNSITFRNSLGTSYVPQSKKHESSPREVHAEGFIRDGLITEAFINRKRSFNLERTPSSAVYQDPWRNWQVPVSLVNTIHPIDSSKGLGVIPSSWQPEVGEIPLVEQSLSHRNYVEESQVEFEVDNIEEISKMKSPSCNIKSNNNMDHEHGFSDDSLDYNESNVCSESMILKSEQMVEQRENFCPPDVVAHTKKDCSKSIEEKNESINDFEDNQVEFPKKNLTESTEAINIHDYKFLILGRPCYNYEETNDESNIYLNHVKSSGKKKVSFSNSNVLEKKLTCEPSGTLKSIIKKRMKKNMSEVLNSSNDETDDSQQEERINLTLESERKGESASSEEDKEDQDSMKFEGNSKQNRKKVKFSVEESSENTCSESDSYENVEEEEEEDDDDDDNDETEKILLDRTGRNVLEEYLSEAVTFMRNLNSISEYVNGTSMLERNPLSWTSLDYGRGGQRGGRRRSCLSSRNHDYSEFIGCKVNPKNDDDYLREDDDTMMSMDSYERCMRGIQRLEHCIRRVDKHNELLRKKYGINCESAGARLDLASPSTEPRASKTNDDFEILRETESPLGGDSSVVEQKEEDDLEKKIFNQLMNVANSIRYRNSNKLQSRLLASSESNSRSPSCGSKFREKYRYAMKEPFCGDVKGNFSLEETSDDRKDLTTYEITGNLSVEKTCSAEQKNDDLDSIMEEDFLPLRRFNRSSWSTDLDRPTFRTDRQDDSSKYSFLSKYKVNDSRTSDTTDSLGKMYNMRGSFPKQRVLTDSARKRFQETDDYSRRTRDGCCRMCACSKDHSDIESTPGEIMHLRDKLKYPGSPRARFLELLRERRRIVECSRGTSAS; the protein is encoded by the exons ATGGCGAATATCAAGGTGGCAGTTCGTGTAAGACCGATCTCTGCCAG AGAGCTGAATTTAACTGGATCAGAGGTGGTTGTTCATACGGAGTCGAACGGGATTTCCTTAACAAACGTGAAGGTATCTTCGAGCAAAGCTGGAGATAGTCGCGAAAGAACACGGAAATATGGTTTCGATTACTGCTTCGATTCGTCGAATCCAGAGGCACAGAGTTTCGCGGACCAGGCAAGGATTTACCAGACGCTTGGCCAAACCGTCTTGGACGCTCTTTTCACTGGCTATAATTCCTGTCTGGTGGCGTACGGACAAAGCGCGTCAGGAAAAACCTACACCGTGATGGGAACCAAG GAAGATCCTGGACTCACGCCGCGTCTCTGCGAAGGAATTTTCGCTAGGAtcgaggaagaaaggaaaaacgagAGGAACTATAGTGTTTCTGTCAG TTACTTGGAGATATATAACGAGAAGGTGAGGGATCTTTTGAAGCCGTCCTCGAGCACGAGCGGATTGAGAGTTCGCGAGCATCCTCGACTCGGCCCTTATGTTCAAG GATTGACCCATCACGCGGTTCGCACGCTGGGGTCGTTGATGTCCTATGTGGAGGAGGGAACGAAAGCCCGGAAGACAGCATCGACGTTGCAAAATCCTAGTAGCAGTCGCAGCCACGCTCTGTTGACGATCGCCGTTACAGAGGAGTCGCAGTGTGTCGGTAACAGCGTCTGttcgaggaagaaagagatcTCGCCACGCGGTGGTAGCAAATTACGGTTGGTCGATCTGGCGGGCAGCGAGAGCGCGGCCACGTGCAGCGGCGTACATCGACTGAAA GAGGGCGCGAATATAAACAAGAGTCTAGTGGCTCTAGGGAACGTAATATCAGCCCTTGCGGAGAGAGGCACGACCGGAAGTGGTTCGGGCAGGAGGTTCATCCCTTATAGAGATTCTTCGCTTACTTGGCTGTTGAAGGACGCACTTGGCGGAAATGCCACTACCATTATGCTCGCCA CGATCTCGCCAGCAAGCGGAAGTTACAACGAGACCGCGCACACGCTGCGATTCGCGCAGAGAGCGCAAAGCGTGGTCAATCGGCCGGTGGTCAACGAGGATCCCGTGGCGAGAATCATCCGCGAGTTGAGTGCTGAGGTGGCCCGATTAAAGTCTTTATTGTTAGAAAAG AACGCAGAAGCAGCTACGAACGCGTTGTGTTGTTGCCAGAAGAATCGACCAAACTGCAATACGAATACAGATCGATCATCAAAAGAAGCCGAGGCAGAATCAACTGAACGATCCACCCTGCGAAATTCGGGAGAAAAATCCCAAGAGGAGGAAGCAATAGTAGCTGGATCGAggatagaagaagaaaaaagaccGAAGAGCGTCGTTTCAGTTCGAAGATCCAATTCCAGCGACAGCGTTACCACGTACGAGGTCGGTTCGTCCAAAAAGAAATTCGGTTCGCTAGAATTTTTGGCGACGAGCGATCGCTTCAACCGAGCAAAGGTGACGGAGTTGAACGACGAAGAAGACGAAGTGAGCGAGATCCACGAGTCCGTGTTCGTCGACATCCCCACATTGGTTGCGGTTTTGATCAAACCGGATAACAATCTGCAAGAATCCTCGGTTCAGATCGAGGAGATTTGTTCGGACGAGGTTGTGGAAGAAGAATCGATCGATGTGGATTTCGAGGCGGCTAACGACGATCACGAAACGTTCGGCGAGTTTGAGAAACTGGACAGTATCGATCACGATGATAGAAGCAGCTCTGTGAACTCGTGTCACACTTTTGGGGACATCGAAGCGGAGACGTATCAAAATTCCGAAAGCCATCAAGTAAAATCAGTTTCCAAACCTAAGCAAAAGCCGAAGTTTCGTAAGCAGGACTCGGTGCACGTGTTTCCAACCTCTGTTCTTTCCAATCTACACACGTTGAAGAAATTTGGTTCGGTGGAAACGATCCAGAAGAATAGAGATCCTGTATTCTCGTTGGAAAGATCTCATACTAATTTAGAGAAACGTTGTACAGTTCCTGATAGAGTGAAGAAGTTAAACAATATCCGGGAGATCGATGATCAGAAGATATCGAATAGAGGTAACTGGTCCAAAGAGCAGCTTCAACGAAAAGGTAGCAACGATTCGGATAAGAGTCTAAAAGAATCCAACAACCAACCTGGATCGAAGATAAAAAACTACGCGAGGAAGCCTAGTTTGGAGAACCTGAAGAGAAAGACTAGCAAGGATAGCAGTTCGAGTAGTTCGAAAGACGAACAGATTCTGATTTCGAGTCTGGCTCGAGATAAACTATTGCGTAGAAAGAATTCGTTAGACCAAGAACCTTCCATCAGGAACCACACGCCTATTCAAAGAGTCAAACGCGCTGAAATCGTGGCGGCAGTTACAGAGAGATTGTATTCGAGTAGAAAAAACGCGGAGGATGTTCCAGGGATGCGGTCTCCTCCAGATACAGGCGAGGTAAAGTCTGTGGCCAAGTTGAAGCTGCAGGAGATCTCGAGGAAGATGTTGGGTAAACGTAGACGAGTCTGCGTGGACACTCAGACGGATTGCTCGAGGACTATTCGCATGAAGGACACTGCGTCTCTTACAGAAACGCCACGGATAGTCTGTCAGGACGTTGCAGTTCTAACAGATTATCATCAAGACTGCGAATACGTTTTGGGTCAAAAGACACCTATTTTGAGAGTGAAAGAGACTGCTACTTCGACGGAGAAACCTAAGACGAACATTGTCAGATGTAAAGATGTGGGAAGTTTGGCGAACGATCTCGAAGAATACGATTACGAAATTCACTCTCCGCGCAATGACTCTGGAATTCTTTCGGACGACACTCAAAATTACGCGGAGAGCAATTTAAGTAGCACAGAGGTGTCTGATCTATGTCAAGAAGCTGACAGAAGAGTGGTATACGCAGAAAGTTCGACGAATACGAGTATGTTCTCTTCTTGTCGTAGCTTTGCGGTACAGACACCGCGACCGGAAGTCTTTGGTCAATCATTACCACAGAACAAAGCTCCTACCTGCGCAAGACGATGTTGCAACTCCATCAAAGATTCTCAAAGTCATCCATCGATTAATAATTCTGAGAAAAGtgtaatttctatttcattacCGGATACCATCAACATTACCATCGAAACCATGAATACCGTAGATTCTAGGATCGCAGTGCCGGACAACGAGACATTGCAACAAAATGCGAAATGTTCTACGAAGGACGAGGAAGCTCAAACCAACGAATGGAACGATCTTCGTAACGAGATCTTCTGTTCGAAGGATCAGACCACATCGACGCCTAGCCAAACCGATAGCAGGGTATTCCGAATCGAGAACATCTTTCAGGACCCTAACAACGCGGCCAAGTATTCGAGAACAGATCCGAATCGAATGCAGGGGACGAGGATAAGGAATTCCATTACTTTCAGGAATTCCCTAGGGACATCGTACGTGCCCCAGTCGAAGAAGCACGAGTCCTCTCCTAGAGAAGTTCACGCTGAAGGATTTATCAGGGATGGATTAATCACGGAGGCGTTTATCAACCGGAAGCGCAGTTTTAATTTGGAAAGAACACCTAGTTCGGCCGTTTACCAGGATCCTTGGAGGAACTGGCAAGTTCCTGTGTCCTTGGTTAACACGATCCATCCGATAGATTCTTCGAAGGGTTTGGGAGTTATCCCATCTTCTTGGCAACCGGAAGTCGGCGAAATTCCGCTGGTCGAACAAAGTTTGTCGCATAGAAACTACGTTGAGGAATCACAGGTGGAGTTTGAGGTGGATAACATCGAAGAGATCTCGAAGATGAAGTCTCCTTCttgtaatattaaatcaaataataatatggaTCATGAACATGGTTTCTCAGATGATAGTTTGGACTATAACGAGAGTAACGTATGTAGCGAGTCGATGATACTGAAAAGCGAACAGATGGTTGAACAGCGTGAGAATTTTTGTCCACCTGACGTAGTGGCGCATACTAAAAAAGATTGTTCAAAATCTATCGAAGAGAAGAACGAATCTATTAACGATTTCGAAGACAATCAAGTGGAATTCCCTAAGAAGAATCTTACAGAGTCAACAGAAGCTATTAATATACACGATTACAAATTTTTGATCTTGGGTAGGCCTTGTTATAACTATGAAGAAACCAATGACGAATCTAATATTTACTTGAATCATGTGAAAAGTTCGGGGAAGAAGAAAGTATCCTTCTCCAACTCCAATGTCCTCGAAAAGAAGTTAACTTGTGAACCATCAGGAACCTTGAAGTCTATCATTAAAAAGAGGATGAAGAAAAACATGTCCGAAGTTCTAAACTCTTCCAACGATGAAACTGACGATTCTCAGCAAGAGGAAAGGATCAATTTAACCTTGGAAAGCGAACGGAAAGGTGAGTCCGCAAGTTCAGAAGAAGACAAAGAAGACCAGGATTCGATGAAATTCGAGGGAAATTCGAAGCAGAATCGTAAGAAGGTCAAGTTCTCCGTGGAAGAATCATCAGAGAACACGTGCAGTGAGTCGGACAGCTACGAGAAtgtggaggaggaggaggaggaggacgatgacgacgacgacaacgacgagaCAGAAAAGATCCTGCTCGATCGTACGGGCAGGAACGTTCTCGAAGAGTATCTGAGCGAGGCGGTGACCTTCATGCGAAATCTGAACTCTATCAGCGAGTACGTGAACGGGACGAGCATGCTCGAGAG aaaTCCCTTGTCATGGACATCTTTGGATTATGGGCGAGGTGGACAACGAGGTGGTCGTCGACGGAGCTGTCTCTCCTCCCGGAATCACGATTACTCGGAATTCATAGGTTGTAAGGTCAATCCAAAGAACGACGATGACTATCTAAGAGAGGACGATGATACAATGATGTCCATGGATTCTTACGAGAGGTGTATGAGGGGCATCCAGAGGTTGGAGCACTGCATTCGAAGAGTCGACAAGCACAACGAGCTGCTTAGGAAAAAATATGGCATTAATTGCGAATCTGCTGGCGCTAGACTGGATCTAGCGAGTCCTAGCACAGAGCCTCGCGCGTCGAAGACGAACGATGACTTCGAGATTCTTCGTGAAACGGAGAGTCCCTTGGGAGGGGATTCCAGTGTTGTAGaacagaaagaagaagacgatTTGGAGAAGAAAATCTTCAATCAGTTGATGAATGTCGCCAATTCCATCcgttacagaaattctaataaacttCAATCTCGTTTACTCGCTTCATCCGAATCTAACTCGAGGAGTCCTAGCTGTGGCTCGAAATTTCGCGAGAAATATCGTTACGCTATGAAAGAACCATTCTGCGGAGATGTTAAAGGAAATTTCAGTTTGGAAGAGACTTCGGACGATCGCAAAGATCTCACCACGTACGAAATAACAGGGAATCTATCCGTTGAGAAGACTTGTTCCGCCGAACAGAAGAACGATGACTTGGACTCTATTATGGAAGAAGATTTCTTACCTCTGAGAAGATTTAATCGTTCCTCTTGGTCAACTGATTTAGATCGTCCAACATTTAGGACAGATAGACAGGACGACTCGAGCAAGTACAGTTTTCTTTCGAAATACAAAGTAAACGATTCAAGGACCTCTGATACCACTGACTCTTTGGGGAAAATGTACAATATGAGGGGAAGCTTCCCCAAGCAACGAGTGTTGACCGACAGCGCGCGGAAAAGATTTCAAGAAACGGACGATTATTCGCGAAGAACCAGGGACGGATGTTGCAGGATGTGCGCGTGTTCGAAAGATCACTCGGATATTGAGAGTACGCCCGGCGAAATCATGCATCTCAgggataaattgaaatatcccGGAAGTCCCAGGGCAAGATTTCTGGAGCTTCTTCGGGAGAGGCGACGAATAGTCGAGTGCAGCCGTGGCACGAGTGCCTCTTGA
- the LOC139992587 gene encoding uncharacterized protein isoform X2 yields the protein MSYVEEGTKARKTASTLQNPSSSRSHALLTIAVTEESQCVGNSVCSRKKEISPRGGSKLRLVDLAGSESAATCSGVHRLKEGANINKSLVALGNVISALAERGTTGSGSGRRFIPYRDSSLTWLLKDALGGNATTIMLATISPASGSYNETAHTLRFAQRAQSVVNRPVVNEDPVARIIRELSAEVARLKSLLLEKNAEAATNALCCCQKNRPNCNTNTDRSSKEAEAESTERSTLRNSGEKSQEEEAIVAGSRIEEEKRPKSVVSVRRSNSSDSVTTYEVGSSKKKFGSLEFLATSDRFNRAKVTELNDEEDEVSEIHESVFVDIPTLVAVLIKPDNNLQESSVQIEEICSDEVVEEESIDVDFEAANDDHETFGEFEKLDSIDHDDRSSSVNSCHTFGDIEAETYQNSESHQVKSVSKPKQKPKFRKQDSVHVFPTSVLSNLHTLKKFGSVETIQKNRDPVFSLERSHTNLEKRCTVPDRVKKLNNIREIDDQKISNRGNWSKEQLQRKGSNDSDKSLKESNNQPGSKIKNYARKPSLENLKRKTSKDSSSSSSKDEQILISSLARDKLLRRKNSLDQEPSIRNHTPIQRVKRAEIVAAVTERLYSSRKNAEDVPGMRSPPDTGEVKSVAKLKLQEISRKMLGKRRRVCVDTQTDCSRTIRMKDTASLTETPRIVCQDVAVLTDYHQDCEYVLGQKTPILRVKETATSTEKPKTNIVRCKDVGSLANDLEEYDYEIHSPRNDSGILSDDTQNYAESNLSSTEVSDLCQEADRRVVYAESSTNTSMFSSCRSFAVQTPRPEVFGQSLPQNKAPTCARRCCNSIKDSQSHPSINNSEKSVISISLPDTINITIETMNTVDSRIAVPDNETLQQNAKCSTKDEEAQTNEWNDLRNEIFCSKDQTTSTPSQTDSRVFRIENIFQDPNNAAKYSRTDPNRMQGTRIRNSITFRNSLGTSYVPQSKKHESSPREVHAEGFIRDGLITEAFINRKRSFNLERTPSSAVYQDPWRNWQVPVSLVNTIHPIDSSKGLGVIPSSWQPEVGEIPLVEQSLSHRNYVEESQVEFEVDNIEEISKMKSPSCNIKSNNNMDHEHGFSDDSLDYNESNVCSESMILKSEQMVEQRENFCPPDVVAHTKKDCSKSIEEKNESINDFEDNQVEFPKKNLTESTEAINIHDYKFLILGRPCYNYEETNDESNIYLNHVKSSGKKKVSFSNSNVLEKKLTCEPSGTLKSIIKKRMKKNMSEVLNSSNDETDDSQQEERINLTLESERKGESASSEEDKEDQDSMKFEGNSKQNRKKVKFSVEESSENTCSESDSYENVEEEEEEDDDDDDNDETEKILLDRTGRNVLEEYLSEAVTFMRNLNSISEYVNGTSMLERNPLSWTSLDYGRGGQRGGRRRSCLSSRNHDYSEFIGCKVNPKNDDDYLREDDDTMMSMDSYERCMRGIQRLEHCIRRVDKHNELLRKKYGINCESAGARLDLASPSTEPRASKTNDDFEILRETESPLGGDSSVVEQKEEDDLEKKIFNQLMNVANSIRYRNSNKLQSRLLASSESNSRSPSCGSKFREKYRYAMKEPFCGDVKGNFSLEETSDDRKDLTTYEITGNLSVEKTCSAEQKNDDLDSIMEEDFLPLRRFNRSSWSTDLDRPTFRTDRQDDSSKYSFLSKYKVNDSRTSDTTDSLGKMYNMRGSFPKQRVLTDSARKRFQETDDYSRRTRDGCCRMCACSKDHSDIESTPGEIMHLRDKLKYPGSPRARFLELLRERRRIVECSRGTSAS from the exons ATGTCCTATGTGGAGGAGGGAACGAAAGCCCGGAAGACAGCATCGACGTTGCAAAATCCTAGTAGCAGTCGCAGCCACGCTCTGTTGACGATCGCCGTTACAGAGGAGTCGCAGTGTGTCGGTAACAGCGTCTGttcgaggaagaaagagatcTCGCCACGCGGTGGTAGCAAATTACGGTTGGTCGATCTGGCGGGCAGCGAGAGCGCGGCCACGTGCAGCGGCGTACATCGACTGAAA GAGGGCGCGAATATAAACAAGAGTCTAGTGGCTCTAGGGAACGTAATATCAGCCCTTGCGGAGAGAGGCACGACCGGAAGTGGTTCGGGCAGGAGGTTCATCCCTTATAGAGATTCTTCGCTTACTTGGCTGTTGAAGGACGCACTTGGCGGAAATGCCACTACCATTATGCTCGCCA CGATCTCGCCAGCAAGCGGAAGTTACAACGAGACCGCGCACACGCTGCGATTCGCGCAGAGAGCGCAAAGCGTGGTCAATCGGCCGGTGGTCAACGAGGATCCCGTGGCGAGAATCATCCGCGAGTTGAGTGCTGAGGTGGCCCGATTAAAGTCTTTATTGTTAGAAAAG AACGCAGAAGCAGCTACGAACGCGTTGTGTTGTTGCCAGAAGAATCGACCAAACTGCAATACGAATACAGATCGATCATCAAAAGAAGCCGAGGCAGAATCAACTGAACGATCCACCCTGCGAAATTCGGGAGAAAAATCCCAAGAGGAGGAAGCAATAGTAGCTGGATCGAggatagaagaagaaaaaagaccGAAGAGCGTCGTTTCAGTTCGAAGATCCAATTCCAGCGACAGCGTTACCACGTACGAGGTCGGTTCGTCCAAAAAGAAATTCGGTTCGCTAGAATTTTTGGCGACGAGCGATCGCTTCAACCGAGCAAAGGTGACGGAGTTGAACGACGAAGAAGACGAAGTGAGCGAGATCCACGAGTCCGTGTTCGTCGACATCCCCACATTGGTTGCGGTTTTGATCAAACCGGATAACAATCTGCAAGAATCCTCGGTTCAGATCGAGGAGATTTGTTCGGACGAGGTTGTGGAAGAAGAATCGATCGATGTGGATTTCGAGGCGGCTAACGACGATCACGAAACGTTCGGCGAGTTTGAGAAACTGGACAGTATCGATCACGATGATAGAAGCAGCTCTGTGAACTCGTGTCACACTTTTGGGGACATCGAAGCGGAGACGTATCAAAATTCCGAAAGCCATCAAGTAAAATCAGTTTCCAAACCTAAGCAAAAGCCGAAGTTTCGTAAGCAGGACTCGGTGCACGTGTTTCCAACCTCTGTTCTTTCCAATCTACACACGTTGAAGAAATTTGGTTCGGTGGAAACGATCCAGAAGAATAGAGATCCTGTATTCTCGTTGGAAAGATCTCATACTAATTTAGAGAAACGTTGTACAGTTCCTGATAGAGTGAAGAAGTTAAACAATATCCGGGAGATCGATGATCAGAAGATATCGAATAGAGGTAACTGGTCCAAAGAGCAGCTTCAACGAAAAGGTAGCAACGATTCGGATAAGAGTCTAAAAGAATCCAACAACCAACCTGGATCGAAGATAAAAAACTACGCGAGGAAGCCTAGTTTGGAGAACCTGAAGAGAAAGACTAGCAAGGATAGCAGTTCGAGTAGTTCGAAAGACGAACAGATTCTGATTTCGAGTCTGGCTCGAGATAAACTATTGCGTAGAAAGAATTCGTTAGACCAAGAACCTTCCATCAGGAACCACACGCCTATTCAAAGAGTCAAACGCGCTGAAATCGTGGCGGCAGTTACAGAGAGATTGTATTCGAGTAGAAAAAACGCGGAGGATGTTCCAGGGATGCGGTCTCCTCCAGATACAGGCGAGGTAAAGTCTGTGGCCAAGTTGAAGCTGCAGGAGATCTCGAGGAAGATGTTGGGTAAACGTAGACGAGTCTGCGTGGACACTCAGACGGATTGCTCGAGGACTATTCGCATGAAGGACACTGCGTCTCTTACAGAAACGCCACGGATAGTCTGTCAGGACGTTGCAGTTCTAACAGATTATCATCAAGACTGCGAATACGTTTTGGGTCAAAAGACACCTATTTTGAGAGTGAAAGAGACTGCTACTTCGACGGAGAAACCTAAGACGAACATTGTCAGATGTAAAGATGTGGGAAGTTTGGCGAACGATCTCGAAGAATACGATTACGAAATTCACTCTCCGCGCAATGACTCTGGAATTCTTTCGGACGACACTCAAAATTACGCGGAGAGCAATTTAAGTAGCACAGAGGTGTCTGATCTATGTCAAGAAGCTGACAGAAGAGTGGTATACGCAGAAAGTTCGACGAATACGAGTATGTTCTCTTCTTGTCGTAGCTTTGCGGTACAGACACCGCGACCGGAAGTCTTTGGTCAATCATTACCACAGAACAAAGCTCCTACCTGCGCAAGACGATGTTGCAACTCCATCAAAGATTCTCAAAGTCATCCATCGATTAATAATTCTGAGAAAAGtgtaatttctatttcattacCGGATACCATCAACATTACCATCGAAACCATGAATACCGTAGATTCTAGGATCGCAGTGCCGGACAACGAGACATTGCAACAAAATGCGAAATGTTCTACGAAGGACGAGGAAGCTCAAACCAACGAATGGAACGATCTTCGTAACGAGATCTTCTGTTCGAAGGATCAGACCACATCGACGCCTAGCCAAACCGATAGCAGGGTATTCCGAATCGAGAACATCTTTCAGGACCCTAACAACGCGGCCAAGTATTCGAGAACAGATCCGAATCGAATGCAGGGGACGAGGATAAGGAATTCCATTACTTTCAGGAATTCCCTAGGGACATCGTACGTGCCCCAGTCGAAGAAGCACGAGTCCTCTCCTAGAGAAGTTCACGCTGAAGGATTTATCAGGGATGGATTAATCACGGAGGCGTTTATCAACCGGAAGCGCAGTTTTAATTTGGAAAGAACACCTAGTTCGGCCGTTTACCAGGATCCTTGGAGGAACTGGCAAGTTCCTGTGTCCTTGGTTAACACGATCCATCCGATAGATTCTTCGAAGGGTTTGGGAGTTATCCCATCTTCTTGGCAACCGGAAGTCGGCGAAATTCCGCTGGTCGAACAAAGTTTGTCGCATAGAAACTACGTTGAGGAATCACAGGTGGAGTTTGAGGTGGATAACATCGAAGAGATCTCGAAGATGAAGTCTCCTTCttgtaatattaaatcaaataataatatggaTCATGAACATGGTTTCTCAGATGATAGTTTGGACTATAACGAGAGTAACGTATGTAGCGAGTCGATGATACTGAAAAGCGAACAGATGGTTGAACAGCGTGAGAATTTTTGTCCACCTGACGTAGTGGCGCATACTAAAAAAGATTGTTCAAAATCTATCGAAGAGAAGAACGAATCTATTAACGATTTCGAAGACAATCAAGTGGAATTCCCTAAGAAGAATCTTACAGAGTCAACAGAAGCTATTAATATACACGATTACAAATTTTTGATCTTGGGTAGGCCTTGTTATAACTATGAAGAAACCAATGACGAATCTAATATTTACTTGAATCATGTGAAAAGTTCGGGGAAGAAGAAAGTATCCTTCTCCAACTCCAATGTCCTCGAAAAGAAGTTAACTTGTGAACCATCAGGAACCTTGAAGTCTATCATTAAAAAGAGGATGAAGAAAAACATGTCCGAAGTTCTAAACTCTTCCAACGATGAAACTGACGATTCTCAGCAAGAGGAAAGGATCAATTTAACCTTGGAAAGCGAACGGAAAGGTGAGTCCGCAAGTTCAGAAGAAGACAAAGAAGACCAGGATTCGATGAAATTCGAGGGAAATTCGAAGCAGAATCGTAAGAAGGTCAAGTTCTCCGTGGAAGAATCATCAGAGAACACGTGCAGTGAGTCGGACAGCTACGAGAAtgtggaggaggaggaggaggaggacgatgacgacgacgacaacgacgagaCAGAAAAGATCCTGCTCGATCGTACGGGCAGGAACGTTCTCGAAGAGTATCTGAGCGAGGCGGTGACCTTCATGCGAAATCTGAACTCTATCAGCGAGTACGTGAACGGGACGAGCATGCTCGAGAG aaaTCCCTTGTCATGGACATCTTTGGATTATGGGCGAGGTGGACAACGAGGTGGTCGTCGACGGAGCTGTCTCTCCTCCCGGAATCACGATTACTCGGAATTCATAGGTTGTAAGGTCAATCCAAAGAACGACGATGACTATCTAAGAGAGGACGATGATACAATGATGTCCATGGATTCTTACGAGAGGTGTATGAGGGGCATCCAGAGGTTGGAGCACTGCATTCGAAGAGTCGACAAGCACAACGAGCTGCTTAGGAAAAAATATGGCATTAATTGCGAATCTGCTGGCGCTAGACTGGATCTAGCGAGTCCTAGCACAGAGCCTCGCGCGTCGAAGACGAACGATGACTTCGAGATTCTTCGTGAAACGGAGAGTCCCTTGGGAGGGGATTCCAGTGTTGTAGaacagaaagaagaagacgatTTGGAGAAGAAAATCTTCAATCAGTTGATGAATGTCGCCAATTCCATCcgttacagaaattctaataaacttCAATCTCGTTTACTCGCTTCATCCGAATCTAACTCGAGGAGTCCTAGCTGTGGCTCGAAATTTCGCGAGAAATATCGTTACGCTATGAAAGAACCATTCTGCGGAGATGTTAAAGGAAATTTCAGTTTGGAAGAGACTTCGGACGATCGCAAAGATCTCACCACGTACGAAATAACAGGGAATCTATCCGTTGAGAAGACTTGTTCCGCCGAACAGAAGAACGATGACTTGGACTCTATTATGGAAGAAGATTTCTTACCTCTGAGAAGATTTAATCGTTCCTCTTGGTCAACTGATTTAGATCGTCCAACATTTAGGACAGATAGACAGGACGACTCGAGCAAGTACAGTTTTCTTTCGAAATACAAAGTAAACGATTCAAGGACCTCTGATACCACTGACTCTTTGGGGAAAATGTACAATATGAGGGGAAGCTTCCCCAAGCAACGAGTGTTGACCGACAGCGCGCGGAAAAGATTTCAAGAAACGGACGATTATTCGCGAAGAACCAGGGACGGATGTTGCAGGATGTGCGCGTGTTCGAAAGATCACTCGGATATTGAGAGTACGCCCGGCGAAATCATGCATCTCAgggataaattgaaatatcccGGAAGTCCCAGGGCAAGATTTCTGGAGCTTCTTCGGGAGAGGCGACGAATAGTCGAGTGCAGCCGTGGCACGAGTGCCTCTTGA